The Rhodobacter sp. 24-YEA-8 genome window below encodes:
- a CDS encoding branched-chain amino acid ABC transporter permease, protein MTYLFQMLNGIGLGMLYFLLAVGLTIIFGLLQFVNFAHGAFYLLGAYLTYDFVERGMNFWLAMLLAAVIVAIVAGAVEAILLRRIYKLPHTFHILVTVGIALFIQEMVIILWGPLGGSVAAPDGLNGVVIMGDFIYPKYRLFTIAFTAVLAISLYWALERTRLGAVVRAGSESADNMALLGYNTLKINTLVFAAGAGLAGLAGALVSPIRGVEPFMGIEALSIAFVVVVIGGMGSYTGALVAGILVGVVQSLMATIWPEGARLMIYLGMAAVIVMMPRGLFGRA, encoded by the coding sequence GTGACTTATCTATTCCAGATGCTGAACGGCATCGGGCTTGGCATGCTTTACTTTCTGCTTGCCGTGGGCCTGACCATCATCTTCGGCCTGCTGCAATTCGTGAACTTCGCCCATGGCGCATTCTATTTGCTGGGCGCCTATCTGACCTATGACTTTGTCGAGCGCGGAATGAATTTCTGGCTCGCGATGCTGCTGGCGGCTGTGATTGTCGCCATCGTGGCCGGGGCGGTCGAGGCGATACTGCTCAGGCGAATATATAAGTTACCCCATACCTTCCATATCCTCGTGACGGTGGGGATCGCGCTTTTCATCCAGGAGATGGTGATCATTCTCTGGGGTCCGCTGGGGGGCAGCGTTGCCGCACCAGACGGGCTGAACGGCGTCGTGATCATGGGGGATTTCATCTATCCGAAATACCGCCTCTTCACGATTGCCTTTACCGCCGTGCTGGCCATTTCTCTTTACTGGGCGCTGGAGCGGACCCGTCTGGGGGCCGTGGTGCGCGCGGGGTCAGAATCCGCCGACAACATGGCGCTGCTTGGCTATAACACGCTGAAAATCAACACGCTGGTCTTTGCGGCCGGGGCCGGGCTTGCCGGGCTTGCCGGTGCACTGGTCTCGCCGATCCGGGGGGTGGAGCCCTTCATGGGGATCGAGGCACTGTCGATTGCCTTTGTTGTCGTGGTGATCGGTGGCATGGGGTCTTACACCGGGGCGCTGGTTGCGGGGATCCTTGTCGGCGTGGTGCAAAGCCTGATGGCGACGATCTGGCCCGAGGGCGCGCGTCTGATGATTTATCTCGGTATGGCGGCGGTCATTGTGATGATGCCCCGCGGCCTGTTCGGGAGGGCATGA
- a CDS encoding ABC transporter substrate-binding protein, translating to MLNRRSFLASTAGAGALLASPALLRPAFAAETLKVGIPVPISGPNAANGKFASMGAIIAAEEAAAKYGRAVATLDLDTEGKPATAVRKVQDAIERDSVKLFAGGILSSESLAMGKECEKGGANFITTAGADEITGSDCNKATFRWSVPTFGAVNQSIRPIIDALPEAKRWYTITPQYVFGEGLLQATRDVLEEKGLDLVGNSYHSLTEKEFSGYLTNAMAERPDVLLILNFGAQCADTLRQAVSFGMKERMIIVVAWASGLEQFEALGADLCEGIYFGAQYWHTVDAGINPDLVKLTQAKYGINPNYSLAGSYICTKLMIDAAQTAGSDDPEAVRAALQGLAYQGLTGEESIRADDHQVLKNYYLLKARAKADMADKDDFAEIISSGQSFLSAEAAGCKLG from the coding sequence ATGCTCAATCGTCGTTCCTTCCTGGCCAGCACCGCTGGCGCAGGCGCTCTTCTTGCATCCCCTGCGCTACTGCGCCCTGCTTTCGCGGCCGAAACGCTCAAGGTCGGTATCCCGGTTCCGATCTCTGGCCCGAATGCGGCCAATGGCAAATTTGCCTCGATGGGAGCGATCATCGCCGCCGAAGAGGCCGCCGCGAAATACGGTCGCGCGGTTGCTACCCTCGACCTTGATACCGAGGGCAAGCCTGCCACCGCCGTGCGCAAGGTCCAGGATGCGATTGAGCGTGACAGCGTGAAACTCTTCGCGGGCGGCATCCTCTCTTCGGAATCCCTTGCCATGGGCAAGGAATGCGAAAAGGGCGGGGCGAATTTTATCACCACCGCCGGTGCGGATGAAATCACCGGTTCGGATTGCAACAAGGCCACCTTCCGCTGGTCGGTGCCGACCTTTGGCGCGGTGAACCAGTCGATCCGCCCGATCATCGATGCGCTGCCCGAGGCGAAGCGCTGGTATACGATCACGCCGCAATATGTCTTTGGTGAGGGTCTTTTGCAGGCCACCCGCGACGTGCTGGAGGAGAAGGGCCTTGATCTGGTTGGCAACAGCTATCACTCGCTGACCGAAAAGGAATTCTCCGGCTATCTGACCAATGCAATGGCCGAGCGTCCCGATGTGCTGCTGATCCTGAATTTCGGCGCACAATGCGCGGATACGCTGCGCCAAGCAGTGTCATTCGGGATGAAGGAGCGCATGATCATCGTGGTTGCCTGGGCTTCGGGTCTGGAACAGTTCGAGGCGCTTGGTGCCGATCTCTGCGAAGGCATCTATTTCGGGGCTCAATACTGGCACACGGTAGATGCAGGCATTAACCCTGATCTAGTGAAGCTGACCCAGGCGAAGTACGGCATCAATCCGAACTACTCGCTCGCGGGATCCTACATCTGCACGAAGCTGATGATAGATGCGGCGCAGACCGCTGGTTCGGATGACCCGGAGGCCGTGCGCGCTGCGCTTCAGGGGCTGGCCTATCAGGGCCTGACCGGCGAAGAGAGCATCCGCGCCGATGACCATCAGGTTTTGAAAAACTACTATCTGCTCAAGGCGCGCGCCAAAGCGGATATGGCCGACAAGGATGATTTCGCAGAGATCATCTCGTCGGGGCAGAGCTTCCTCAGCGCGGAAGCCGCTGGCTGCAAACTCGGCTGA
- a CDS encoding transposase, giving the protein MSSRGPYRRHSAPFKLQLCQDIRAGVIGRRDAQRTHHISANLIHMWLTQFDRGELTSEEAEASVIAEYEAKIAALERKVGQLTMELDLVKKTSRPPHGASSGRSSIVTGPGGALSDGGAKL; this is encoded by the coding sequence ATGTCATCACGCGGTCCCTACCGGCGACATTCGGCGCCGTTCAAGCTGCAGCTGTGCCAGGATATCCGCGCCGGGGTGATCGGTCGGCGCGACGCGCAGCGCACGCATCATATCTCGGCCAACCTCATCCACATGTGGCTGACGCAGTTCGACCGGGGAGAGCTGACCAGCGAAGAGGCCGAGGCGAGCGTCATTGCCGAATACGAGGCGAAGATCGCGGCGCTGGAGCGCAAGGTCGGACAACTGACGATGGAGCTGGATCTTGTCAAAAAAACATCGCGCCCGCCACACGGTGCCAGCAGCGGGAGATCCTCCATCGTCACCGGCCCGGGGGGTGCTCTGTCAGACGGGGGTGCAAAGCTATGA
- a CDS encoding IS3 family transposase: MNLPRSTLYYRPTTSEAGLTDAEITAIVEDIQDEFPVYGYRRVTHELRRRGLVVNHKKVARIMRLAGLGIRPRKRYVRTTDSRHDNPIYPNLYRNTIPRCLDQVWVADFTYIRVTQGFCYLAVILDACSRKVVGYALSQRLDTPLALAALESAVASRRPPPGCIHHTDRGAQYASQLYREALEAAGLRGSMSSVGNPYHNAQAESFMKTLKVEEVYRAGYETFTDVAQRLPIFIEQIYNTRRLHSALGYRPPEEFETLIAQQAA; encoded by the coding sequence ATGAACCTGCCGCGGAGCACGCTCTACTACCGCCCGACGACTTCGGAAGCTGGGCTCACCGATGCCGAGATCACCGCTATCGTCGAAGACATCCAGGACGAGTTCCCCGTCTACGGCTACAGGCGGGTGACGCATGAGCTGCGTCGCCGCGGACTTGTGGTGAACCACAAGAAAGTGGCGCGGATCATGCGGTTGGCGGGGCTCGGGATCAGACCGCGAAAGCGCTACGTGCGCACCACGGACAGTCGGCATGACAACCCGATCTACCCGAACCTCTATCGCAACACTATCCCACGCTGCCTCGATCAGGTTTGGGTCGCGGACTTCACCTACATTCGCGTCACGCAGGGCTTTTGCTACCTCGCGGTCATCCTCGATGCCTGCAGCCGGAAGGTTGTGGGTTACGCCCTGTCGCAGCGCCTGGACACGCCGCTCGCCCTGGCGGCGCTGGAATCCGCTGTCGCAAGCAGGCGGCCGCCGCCCGGCTGCATTCACCATACGGACCGCGGCGCCCAATACGCGTCTCAACTCTATCGCGAAGCGCTGGAGGCTGCCGGTCTGCGCGGATCAATGAGCAGCGTCGGCAATCCCTACCACAATGCTCAGGCGGAGAGCTTCATGAAGACGCTGAAGGTCGAGGAGGTCTATCGCGCAGGTTACGAGACCTTCACCGACGTCGCCCAGCGATTGCCGATCTTCATCGAACAAATATACAATACCCGAAGACTGCACTCTGCCCTCGGCTACCGTCCGCCAGAGGAATTCGAAACGCTAATCGCCCAGCAGGCGGCTTAG
- a CDS encoding GntR family transcriptional regulator gives MARDDVASLSRQVHAGLRDLILNGSLPAGERLVELQLTRTFGVSRSPVRQALEQLEADGLVTSLGRKGFFVAGQAGEAMTPNPVPLDRVCLDQSRQWERIYAEVEQAVLAAVLRQQVRINELRLAEHFDVSRSVTRDVLARMHAVGLIDKSRSGTWIAEHVTPRRVRDLYDLRALLEPAALELAAPLLRPAAISEARSRIADLLQKESVDSASFDRIERDLHVDLLGACPNQAIVRALERTHILFAPTRHLFDPVLSIPMDQIGDALHEHLEILELLSLGETALAARQLHGHLTGAVERWLGRFEKELPRIGSAIPPYLS, from the coding sequence ATGGCTAGGGACGATGTCGCCTCGCTGTCACGACAGGTTCATGCAGGTTTGCGCGATCTGATCCTCAATGGCAGCCTGCCTGCCGGAGAACGGCTCGTGGAATTACAGCTGACCCGCACTTTCGGCGTCAGTCGCTCGCCTGTCCGCCAGGCCCTGGAACAGCTGGAAGCCGATGGGCTGGTGACATCTCTGGGACGAAAGGGGTTCTTTGTGGCGGGGCAGGCGGGCGAGGCCATGACGCCGAACCCGGTGCCGCTTGACCGTGTTTGCCTCGACCAGTCCCGGCAATGGGAACGGATCTATGCCGAGGTAGAACAGGCCGTTCTGGCTGCGGTGTTGCGCCAGCAAGTGCGGATCAATGAGTTGCGCCTGGCCGAGCATTTCGATGTCAGCCGCAGCGTGACGCGGGATGTGCTGGCGCGCATGCATGCGGTCGGCCTGATCGACAAATCCCGCTCAGGCACCTGGATCGCCGAACATGTCACGCCGCGCCGGGTCCGGGATCTGTATGATCTTAGGGCCTTGCTTGAGCCAGCGGCGCTTGAACTGGCCGCCCCCCTTCTGCGGCCTGCCGCGATCAGCGAGGCCCGCAGCAGGATCGCGGATCTGCTGCAGAAAGAAAGCGTCGACAGCGCTAGCTTTGACCGGATCGAACGCGATCTGCATGTCGATCTTTTGGGTGCTTGCCCTAATCAAGCGATTGTCCGGGCGCTGGAGCGCACCCACATTCTCTTCGCGCCGACCCGGCACCTATTTGACCCGGTTCTTAGTATCCCGATGGATCAGATCGGCGATGCTCTTCACGAACATCTTGAAATTCTTGAACTTCTTTCCCTCGGCGAAACGGCCCTGGCAGCAAGGCAGCTTCATGGCCACCTGACCGGCGCCGTGGAGCGCTGGCTAGGGCGGTTCGAGAAGGAGTTACCCCGTATTGGATCTGCCATTCCTCCTTATCTTAGCTAG
- a CDS encoding TRAP transporter substrate-binding protein, with the protein MKAAGMGALALCMAGAAAQSETVIRFAHMNGQTHFVHSEALALAERVHERSGGEVRIEVFPSGQLGESSQIVEQMSFGADLMGQVQAGNLADYLPDFSILVYPFMYGGIGDVERLVGSDLVAGLNEGVLQSNLRVMCYLHYGTRDLYTRNREVRGPADSKDMSIRVQPVTIYTQMVEQVMGGAPTPIPWPEVYSALAQGVIDAAEAPPLSILDQRHYEHARYLIQTNHIQDIVPLVISASQFDALSPASQEVLQTETAAACAAMSAASIASYETGIEELRANGMTIIADVDRAAFAERAGLIAASFPEWTPGLYDRARAILDAE; encoded by the coding sequence ATGAAAGCAGCAGGGATGGGGGCACTTGCCCTTTGCATGGCCGGAGCGGCGGCTCAGTCAGAAACTGTGATCCGCTTTGCCCATATGAATGGTCAGACGCATTTCGTGCACAGTGAGGCGCTTGCTTTGGCAGAGCGTGTGCATGAGCGCAGCGGCGGTGAGGTTCGGATTGAAGTCTTCCCCTCGGGCCAGTTGGGTGAGAGCAGCCAGATCGTCGAACAAATGTCGTTCGGAGCCGATCTGATGGGCCAGGTCCAAGCCGGAAATCTGGCTGATTACCTCCCGGATTTCTCGATCCTCGTCTATCCGTTCATGTATGGCGGGATCGGGGATGTCGAACGCCTGGTGGGATCGGACCTCGTCGCCGGGCTGAATGAAGGTGTTCTGCAAAGCAATCTGCGGGTGATGTGTTACCTGCATTACGGCACCCGGGATCTTTACACACGTAATCGCGAAGTACGCGGCCCGGCCGACAGCAAGGATATGTCGATCCGGGTGCAGCCGGTCACGATCTATACCCAGATGGTGGAACAGGTGATGGGCGGCGCGCCGACCCCGATCCCCTGGCCCGAGGTCTATTCCGCACTGGCGCAGGGCGTGATCGACGCCGCCGAGGCGCCGCCTTTATCAATCCTGGATCAGCGACATTACGAACATGCGCGCTATCTGATCCAGACCAATCACATTCAGGATATCGTGCCGCTGGTGATCAGCGCGTCGCAATTCGACGCGCTCAGCCCCGCCAGCCAGGAGGTGCTGCAGACCGAGACCGCCGCGGCCTGTGCCGCCATGTCGGCGGCCTCGATTGCCAGTTATGAAACCGGCATCGAAGAACTGCGCGCCAATGGGATGACCATTATCGCCGATGTAGACCGCGCCGCCTTTGCTGAACGTGCAGGCCTGATCGCCGCTTCTTTTCCCGAATGGACCCCGGGTCTGTATGATCGCGCGCGCGCCATTCTCGACGCGGAATAG
- a CDS encoding TRAP transporter small permease, whose amino-acid sequence MTTASAAASWLDRFESGLVRIIAIFAILILISIVGIVFIAVVMRYGFNLALVSSFDVSTLLFAWLIFLGLVMAERDGAHMGIDITDMLPPRLHRMVVFIRYALLLAAACYLCRIGIALVERTGTQIPSLRISTRWLYAALPVGFGLLATAYVIRLARLLLSPARKA is encoded by the coding sequence ATGACGACAGCAAGCGCAGCCGCCTCCTGGCTGGATCGCTTTGAGAGCGGACTTGTCCGCATCATCGCGATCTTTGCCATTCTCATTCTGATTTCCATCGTGGGGATCGTGTTTATCGCCGTTGTGATGCGCTATGGGTTTAACCTTGCGCTGGTCTCCTCCTTTGACGTCTCAACCCTGCTTTTCGCCTGGCTGATCTTTCTGGGCCTTGTGATGGCCGAGCGCGACGGCGCGCATATGGGCATCGACATCACTGATATGCTGCCCCCGCGCCTGCACCGGATGGTGGTGTTTATACGCTATGCGCTCTTGCTGGCGGCAGCCTGCTATCTCTGCCGCATTGGCATCGCCCTGGTCGAGCGCACCGGCACCCAGATCCCCTCGCTCAGGATCTCGACCCGCTGGCTTTATGCCGCTTTGCCGGTCGGGTTCGGCTTGCTGGCCACCGCCTATGTGATCCGCCTTGCCCGTCTGCTGCTGTCGCCTGCGAGAAAGGCCTGA
- a CDS encoding TRAP transporter large permease, with translation MLAIIGVLFVALLLLGVPVGMILIMMSLVYVLFEPSILDMIFAQRLVVGTQSFPLIAVPLFILTGELMNISGISRRVMAFASVLTRKFWGRIALTNVALSTLLAGMSGSSNGDAAMQAKIMVPEMTRRGYPRGYSVALTAVTSLIAPMIPPGIGLILFGFVTNVSIGQLFAGAILPGFMLAAMLMVQTWITARRHQWEPPETSAPEIPLGKAFISALPAILLPVIIILGIRGGVFTPAEAASVAVIYTALCVLAYREASFRQVIAALRSTVVSTSAILLILAASAAFSWILTFEQVPQSVARAMLDLTDNAGLMLLLVSLLLLIAGAFIDGTALILILGPIFLPVVTSLGVDPVHYGIIFVLMAHLGGVTPPVGTIMFATCSITRTPLSEFMRAIIPFIFSYMAFTIVIIFVPWFSLVLTGR, from the coding sequence ATGCTTGCAATTATTGGCGTTCTCTTTGTCGCCCTGCTTTTGCTGGGGGTTCCGGTCGGGATGATCCTGATCATGATGTCGCTGGTCTATGTGCTGTTCGAGCCGTCGATCCTCGACATGATCTTTGCCCAGAGGCTGGTGGTCGGCACCCAGAGCTTTCCGCTGATTGCTGTGCCGCTGTTCATCCTCACCGGCGAGCTGATGAATATTTCCGGGATCAGCCGGCGTGTGATGGCTTTTGCCAGTGTACTGACCCGGAAATTCTGGGGTCGGATAGCCCTGACCAATGTGGCGCTTTCCACTTTGCTGGCGGGTATGTCCGGGTCGTCAAATGGCGATGCGGCAATGCAGGCGAAGATCATGGTGCCGGAAATGACCCGTCGCGGCTATCCGCGTGGCTATTCGGTAGCGCTGACGGCGGTCACGTCGCTGATCGCACCGATGATCCCGCCGGGGATCGGGCTGATCCTGTTCGGCTTTGTCACCAATGTCTCGATCGGCCAGCTTTTCGCTGGCGCCATTCTGCCGGGCTTCATGCTGGCCGCGATGCTGATGGTGCAGACCTGGATCACCGCCCGCCGCCACCAGTGGGAGCCGCCCGAGACCAGCGCGCCGGAGATCCCGCTGGGCAAGGCATTCATCTCGGCCCTGCCCGCGATCCTGCTGCCGGTGATCATCATTTTGGGCATCCGCGGAGGGGTTTTTACCCCGGCAGAGGCCGCGAGCGTTGCGGTGATCTATACCGCGCTTTGTGTGCTGGCCTACCGCGAGGCGAGCTTCAGGCAGGTGATCGCCGCGCTGCGCTCCACCGTGGTCTCGACATCTGCCATTCTGCTGATCCTTGCGGCTTCGGCAGCGTTCAGCTGGATCCTGACCTTTGAACAGGTGCCGCAATCGGTGGCGCGGGCCATGCTGGATCTGACCGACAATGCCGGGCTGATGCTGCTTCTGGTCTCGCTTTTGCTGCTGATCGCAGGCGCCTTCATCGATGGCACGGCGCTGATCCTTATCCTTGGCCCGATCTTCCTGCCGGTGGTCACCTCGCTGGGCGTCGATCCGGTGCATTACGGGATCATCTTCGTGCTGATGGCGCATCTGGGCGGCGTCACACCGCCTGTTGGCACCATCATGTTTGCCACCTGTTCCATCACCCGTACACCGCTTTCCGAGTTCATGCGGGCCATTATTCCTTTCATCTTCAGCTATATGGCCTTCACCATTGTGATCATTTTCGTGCCTTGGTTCAGCCTCGTGCTGACCGGACGCTGA
- a CDS encoding alpha-hydroxy acid oxidase → MTRPEMITCIEDLRQQAKRRVPRMFYDYVDSGAYTEATYRANERDLARLGFVQRVGRNITGRRLESQILGAPVRMPLALAPTGLAGMQCADGEILAARAARDFGIPFTLSTVSICSIEDVAAATASPFWFQLYVMKDRGFIERLVGRARAAGCTALVVTVDLQVQGQRHKDILNGLSTPPKPSLRNLINLATKPRWCLGMLGTKRRSFGNIVGHVSGVSDVTSLAGWVAEQFDQTLTWEDIGWLRRIWDRKLIVKGVMTAEDAQAAVDQGADAVIVSNHGGRQLDGAPSSISALPAIVAKIGSQAEVHIDGGIRSGQDLLRVRALGAHAAHIGRPFLYGLGAMGETGVRRCLEIIHRELDITMALCGQTDIAQVDASILAAADLPAGFPHTPLTD, encoded by the coding sequence ATGACACGCCCCGAAATGATCACCTGTATCGAAGATCTGCGTCAGCAGGCAAAGCGCCGCGTGCCCCGGATGTTCTATGATTACGTCGATTCCGGCGCCTATACCGAAGCAACCTATCGCGCCAATGAACGGGACCTCGCGCGTCTCGGTTTCGTGCAGCGCGTCGGGCGTAATATCACGGGGCGCCGGCTGGAGAGCCAAATTCTGGGCGCGCCGGTGCGGATGCCGCTGGCACTGGCCCCGACCGGTCTCGCGGGTATGCAATGTGCCGATGGCGAGATCCTGGCCGCCCGCGCCGCGCGCGATTTCGGCATTCCCTTCACCCTCTCCACGGTGTCGATCTGTTCGATTGAGGATGTTGCAGCCGCCACCGCCAGCCCCTTCTGGTTCCAGCTTTATGTGATGAAAGACCGGGGCTTTATCGAAAGGCTGGTCGGGCGGGCCCGTGCGGCGGGTTGCACGGCGCTTGTGGTGACGGTTGACCTGCAGGTTCAGGGCCAGCGCCACAAGGATATCCTGAATGGTCTCTCCACCCCGCCAAAGCCCAGCCTGCGCAACCTGATCAATCTGGCGACCAAGCCGCGCTGGTGTCTTGGGATGCTGGGCACAAAGCGCAGAAGCTTTGGCAATATTGTCGGCCATGTCAGCGGCGTCAGCGATGTGACCTCGCTCGCCGGCTGGGTGGCCGAGCAATTCGACCAGACCCTGACCTGGGAAGATATCGGCTGGCTGCGCCGGATCTGGGACCGCAAGCTGATCGTGAAAGGCGTAATGACCGCAGAAGACGCTCAGGCCGCCGTGGATCAGGGGGCGGATGCGGTGATCGTCTCGAACCATGGCGGCAGGCAGCTGGATGGTGCGCCGTCTAGTATCAGTGCGCTGCCTGCGATTGTGGCAAAGATCGGGTCCCAGGCCGAAGTCCATATCGACGGCGGTATCCGCAGCGGTCAGGATCTTTTGCGGGTGCGCGCGCTTGGCGCACATGCGGCCCATATCGGCAGGCCCTTTCTCTACGGGCTTGGCGCAATGGGCGAAACCGGCGTGCGCCGCTGCCTCGAAATCATCCATCGCGAGCTTGATATCACCATGGCGCTGTGTGGCCAGACCGATATCGCTCAGGTCGACGCCAGTATTCTCGCCGCCGCAGATCTGCCGGCAGGCTTTCCCCATACCCCTCTCACCGACTGA
- a CDS encoding acetoacetate decarboxylase family protein, producing the protein MFGNYKMHPDSGVMPPYAPAYPLEWECQLRNLEVMTRVNATKLRDLLAHTPFEPVNDRVAFRFMASPGHTLSYHNDRMFDLMVTAAVRCEGLFTQTHLYMFCSDPMGIAAGRELFGYTKKDCTYAFDEKEDGSISGWVNRRTVPVADFAFTPDPEAPVVRLVDGPDQPAGEIHVRRFPHPEHPGTAYADVVHRAFPLPYSAPIPGRIDLKLHDSAFDPLTELEPEILAAQFMVSKDYAGGFAKEERRLVKRLVP; encoded by the coding sequence ATGTTCGGCAATTACAAGATGCATCCCGACAGCGGTGTGATGCCGCCTTACGCTCCCGCTTATCCGCTGGAATGGGAATGCCAGCTGCGGAATCTTGAGGTGATGACCCGCGTCAATGCGACAAAGCTGCGTGATCTGCTGGCCCATACCCCGTTTGAGCCGGTGAATGACCGGGTGGCCTTCCGCTTCATGGCTTCGCCCGGCCATACTCTGTCTTACCACAATGACCGTATGTTCGACCTGATGGTGACAGCCGCCGTCCGCTGCGAGGGGCTCTTTACACAGACCCATCTTTACATGTTCTGCTCGGATCCGATGGGTATTGCCGCCGGGCGCGAACTTTTCGGATATACCAAGAAAGATTGCACCTATGCCTTTGACGAGAAAGAGGATGGCTCGATCTCGGGCTGGGTGAACCGCCGCACAGTGCCGGTGGCCGATTTCGCCTTTACCCCGGATCCTGAGGCCCCGGTGGTGCGGCTGGTCGACGGCCCGGACCAACCCGCCGGCGAGATCCATGTGCGCCGCTTCCCCCATCCCGAGCACCCCGGCACAGCCTATGCCGATGTGGTCCATCGCGCCTTCCCCCTGCCCTACAGCGCCCCCATCCCCGGGCGGATCGACCTCAAACTGCACGACTCTGCCTTTGATCCGCTGACCGAGCTGGAGCCCGAAATCCTTGCGGCACAGTTCATGGTCTCGAAAGACTATGCCGGTGGTTTTGCGAAGGAAGAACGCCGCCTTGTGAAGCGACTGGTGCCGTGA
- a CDS encoding SDR family NAD(P)-dependent oxidoreductase, which yields MTAVPKNVALVTGGGGGIGRCIAGALALDGYAVLAVDLGDAGEETARGIRAAGGQAAGFRADVTREEDWLLAFEAAEQRFGPVTALVNNAGIAGPFAPIDQYAVAAFDQVISVNLRGVFLGLHHGLARMRSQGGGAVVNIASTSSIRGRAGLAGYVAAKHAVLGLTRAAALDMAGSGIRVNAVLPGPVDTAMIATIDSNAAAQGRVVQRSGHAAPIPPDGIAPTVSFLLSDRARHVNGAAWVVDDGSTLN from the coding sequence GTGACCGCAGTTCCTAAAAATGTCGCCCTCGTGACCGGGGGCGGCGGCGGCATCGGTCGCTGCATCGCCGGTGCTCTGGCGCTTGACGGCTATGCGGTGCTGGCGGTGGATCTCGGCGATGCGGGCGAAGAGACCGCGCGCGGGATCCGGGCCGCAGGGGGGCAGGCTGCCGGGTTCAGGGCGGATGTGACTCGCGAAGAAGACTGGCTTCTCGCATTCGAAGCTGCGGAGCAGCGCTTTGGCCCGGTCACTGCGCTGGTCAACAATGCCGGCATTGCCGGGCCTTTCGCCCCGATCGACCAGTATGCGGTTGCGGCCTTTGACCAGGTCATCTCGGTCAATCTTCGCGGGGTGTTTCTGGGCCTGCACCATGGTCTTGCGAGGATGCGCAGCCAGGGCGGGGGGGCGGTGGTCAATATCGCCTCGACCTCGTCTATTCGCGGCCGCGCGGGGCTGGCCGGCTATGTCGCGGCAAAACATGCCGTGCTGGGCCTGACGCGGGCGGCAGCACTGGATATGGCCGGCAGCGGCATTCGCGTGAATGCGGTGTTGCCGGGACCGGTTGATACAGCCATGATCGCGACGATTGACAGCAATGCCGCAGCGCAAGGTCGCGTCGTGCAGCGCAGTGGCCACGCAGCCCCGATCCCGCCTGATGGCATCGCCCCTACCGTCTCTTTTCTGCTGTCCGACCGGGCCCGCCACGTCAATGGCGCGGCTTGGGTGGTTGATGACGGCTCTACTCTGAACTGA
- a CDS encoding fumarylacetoacetate hydrolase family protein — MKLCSFGPQGQERAGLVDADGRIRDISALVPRWTTDHLQPGALSALAALDVTALPEVAPGTRLGVPWTGISKYICIGLNYSDHAAESGLAEPSEPIIFLKAPSAICGPNDDTIRPEGTTKLDWEVEFGVVIGQTARNVREEAALDHVFGYCLLNDVSERGFQMQSSQWDKGKGCDSFGPVGPWLVSKDEIGDPQNVDLWLEVNGIRRQTGNTGTMIFTLRQIIAYVSRHMTLLPGDIIATGTPPGVGMGMRPDPVYLAAGDVVELGGNGLGKQRQNVV; from the coding sequence ATGAAACTTTGCAGCTTTGGCCCGCAGGGCCAGGAACGCGCAGGTCTTGTCGATGCCGATGGCCGGATCCGCGATATTTCCGCCCTGGTGCCCCGCTGGACCACCGATCATCTGCAGCCCGGAGCGCTGTCGGCGCTTGCGGCGCTGGATGTAACCGCCCTGCCCGAGGTCGCGCCGGGAACCCGGCTGGGTGTGCCATGGACCGGGATCTCGAAGTATATCTGTATCGGCTTGAACTATTCAGATCATGCTGCGGAATCCGGCCTCGCCGAACCGTCTGAACCGATCATCTTCCTCAAGGCCCCCAGTGCGATCTGCGGCCCGAATGACGATACGATCAGACCCGAAGGCACGACCAAACTCGACTGGGAGGTGGAGTTCGGCGTAGTGATCGGCCAGACCGCCAGAAATGTCAGAGAAGAGGCCGCGCTTGACCATGTCTTCGGCTATTGCCTGCTGAACGATGTTTCCGAGCGCGGCTTCCAGATGCAATCGTCGCAATGGGACAAGGGCAAAGGATGTGACAGCTTCGGCCCGGTAGGCCCCTGGCTCGTCTCGAAAGACGAGATTGGTGACCCGCAGAATGTTGATCTCTGGCTGGAGGTGAATGGCATCCGCAGGCAGACAGGAAATACTGGCACGATGATTTTCACTCTGCGCCAGATCATCGCTTATGTCAGTCGTCATATGACGCTTTTGCCCGGTGACATCATCGCGACCGGAACCCCTCCGGGCGTTGGTATGGGGATGCGTCCCGACCCGGTCTACCTGGCGGCAGGAGATGTGGTTGAACTGGGAGGGAATGGTCTTGGCAAGCAAAGGCAGAACGTCGTTTGA